Proteins from a single region of SAR202 cluster bacterium:
- a CDS encoding MATE family efflux transporter, translating to MILSNVTTPLLGIVDTAVVGHLPDPAYLGAVAVGATLFTLLFWGFGFLRMGTGGLTAQAFGARDPGEIRAILGRTLLLGAAIGTALIVLHPLIGRIALPLIGPADDVAESARAYFNIRIWSAPAVLMGYAFLGWTLGVQRAHVTLVISLFTNGLNILLDLLFVLGFGWGIHGVAAGTVIAEWAAAAFGIFIVLRLARSEFPGRWERARILDRSALRRLFSVNRDIFIRTLCLIGAWLWVTNRGAQIGTVALASNALLFQFQAFMAFGLDGFAHASETLVGEAKGAGDRAALRTAVTITTAAAAACAALYSVVYFSAGDVMVRLLTNIPELRAEAGRYLAWVAISPLISVWSFQLDGIFIGATRTAAMRNGMAVSLAIFVALTLALVPAFGNHGLWLSYVVFMAARGVTLGVRYPALEKAVERHVPSA from the coding sequence ATGATACTGTCAAACGTCACAACGCCGCTCCTGGGCATCGTGGACACGGCGGTGGTCGGCCACCTGCCGGACCCAGCCTACCTGGGGGCCGTGGCTGTGGGCGCAACCCTGTTTACACTCCTGTTCTGGGGATTCGGGTTCCTCCGCATGGGGACAGGCGGGCTGACCGCCCAGGCTTTCGGCGCTCGTGACCCCGGCGAAATCCGAGCGATACTTGGGAGGACACTCCTGCTGGGCGCCGCAATCGGCACGGCGCTCATCGTGCTGCATCCCCTCATCGGCCGTATTGCCCTGCCGCTGATCGGCCCGGCCGACGACGTTGCGGAGTCCGCGCGGGCGTACTTCAACATCCGCATCTGGAGCGCGCCGGCGGTGCTCATGGGGTACGCCTTCCTGGGCTGGACCCTGGGAGTGCAGCGGGCGCATGTCACCCTCGTCATCTCCCTGTTCACCAACGGCCTCAACATACTGCTGGACCTCCTCTTCGTGCTCGGCTTCGGATGGGGCATACATGGGGTGGCGGCGGGAACGGTAATTGCCGAGTGGGCGGCCGCGGCATTCGGCATTTTCATTGTGCTCAGGCTCGCCAGGTCCGAGTTCCCCGGGCGATGGGAAAGGGCGCGCATCCTCGATCGGTCCGCGCTCCGGAGGCTTTTCTCGGTCAACCGCGATATCTTCATCCGGACGCTTTGCCTCATCGGCGCGTGGCTCTGGGTGACCAACAGGGGCGCGCAGATCGGCACAGTGGCGCTAGCGTCGAATGCCCTGCTCTTCCAGTTCCAGGCATTCATGGCGTTCGGACTCGACGGATTCGCGCACGCGTCGGAGACGCTGGTAGGCGAAGCGAAAGGCGCGGGCGACCGCGCGGCGCTCCGGACGGCCGTGACGATCACCACGGCGGCCGCCGCGGCGTGCGCCGCGCTCTATTCGGTAGTCTACTTCTCAGCCGGCGACGTCATGGTCAGGCTGTTGACAAACATACCGGAGTTGCGGGCAGAGGCCGGTCGTTACCTGGCATGGGTGGCCATCTCCCCACTCATTTCCGTCTGGAGCTTCCAACTGGACGGGATCTTCATTGGGGCAACTCGAACCGCGGCAATGCGCAACGGAATGGCGGTATCACTCGCGATTTTCGTTGCGCTCACGCTCGCGCTGGTGCCAGCGTTCGGCAACCATGGCCTCTGGCTTTCATACGTTGTCTTCATGGCTGCGCGAGGGGTCACACTTGGAGTGAGATACCCTGCCCTGGAGAAGGCTGTTGAACGGCATGTCCCGTCCGCCTGA
- a CDS encoding GNAT family N-acetyltransferase, whose amino-acid sequence MAAPISLHTNRLVLRPHRLTDIDDAFAYASDPEFSRYLALPRPYTRRHAEQFLAICVLTDWSVHPQWAIEYEGHAIGGINIRLERGNNIAGLGYGIGSSHWGKGIATEAARAVVDWGFTELGVEKIHARCGVENAGSWRVMEKIGMKREGLLRKHYVYHGERRDDYLYGILREEWQPAQAPSSVR is encoded by the coding sequence ATGGCTGCCCCAATCTCTCTACACACCAATCGACTGGTCCTGCGCCCACACCGGCTGACGGACATCGACGATGCGTTCGCCTATGCCTCCGATCCCGAGTTCTCCCGCTACCTGGCGCTGCCCCGGCCCTATACCCGCCGCCACGCCGAGCAGTTCCTCGCGATCTGCGTCCTCACCGACTGGAGCGTCCACCCTCAATGGGCCATTGAATACGAAGGGCATGCCATCGGCGGGATCAACATCCGGCTGGAGAGGGGCAACAACATCGCCGGGCTTGGGTACGGCATCGGCAGTTCACACTGGGGAAAAGGCATCGCCACTGAGGCGGCGCGCGCTGTGGTAGACTGGGGCTTCACAGAGCTTGGCGTCGAAAAGATACACGCGCGGTGCGGTGTGGAGAACGCGGGCTCCTGGCGCGTCATGGAGAAGATAGGCATGAAGCGCGAGGGACTGCTGCGGAAGCACTACGTGTACCACGGCGAGCGACGCGACGACTACCTGTACGGCATACTCCGCGAGGAGTGGCAGCCCGCGCAGGCCCCGAGCTCCGTCCGATAG
- a CDS encoding GNAT family N-acetyltransferase: MPERTTLQTSRLLLRPFEIKDVDDVYSYASEPDWARYLPVPQPYLREHVVEFVARKLIEDKSKCSTFAVVYDGKCVGAVELGFDPARNIGEVGYSLAKDLWGKGLVTEAVKAVTDWGFGTLGLAKVHARADVRNLGSLRVMIKSGMSLEGCLRSHDVVRGERIDVYCYAILREDWKKARGGR; encoded by the coding sequence ATGCCTGAGCGGACCACCCTCCAGACTTCACGCCTGCTGCTTCGCCCCTTTGAGATCAAGGATGTAGACGATGTCTACTCCTATGCAAGCGAGCCTGACTGGGCGCGGTACCTGCCCGTTCCGCAGCCATACCTGCGGGAGCACGTCGTGGAATTTGTAGCCCGGAAGCTAATCGAGGATAAGTCAAAGTGCTCGACATTCGCAGTTGTCTACGACGGCAAATGCGTCGGCGCCGTGGAGCTTGGATTCGACCCGGCGCGCAACATCGGAGAGGTCGGGTACTCACTAGCTAAGGACCTCTGGGGCAAGGGACTGGTGACTGAGGCGGTGAAGGCCGTTACGGACTGGGGATTCGGCACGCTGGGTCTGGCGAAGGTGCACGCGCGGGCCGATGTGCGGAACCTTGGCTCCCTGCGCGTGATGATCAAGTCCGGCATGTCGCTGGAAGGGTGCCTCCGCAGCCACGATGTGGTGCGAGGCGAGCGCATCGACGTGTATTGCTACGCCATCCTGCGCGAGGACTGGAAGAAGGCGCGTGGCGGACGATAG
- a CDS encoding GNAT family N-acetyltransferase, with protein MLPIVTLTDVSRDDVDRIAWWLEDRELSSRWLGHYGCGDPVHRGYDPVRMLEAAQWEWDSVFGDPNRRIYSIYNDKSEHIGECQLILNGHGDAELSLMIGRKDLWHHGFGTSTVLIMLDKVFGELGMDKAWVNLPEDNIPAMGLFEKFGFSKENTRELCRRADGSTFSARILAMKVEQYRRSRRGDHSRQSVPVITVTGLPGTGSEEVGKEIAKMLSVRFMDGEISEALCQRLMCTAAELEAFEGSYRSFWSRIMNSILVPMEWSATYDAGYQGFATEHMMDYTTVLQEHITKKSYLERLSRVIRRYAAEGNVVLHSHGSHLLIPSTVPALNVYITASHETRTQRIAGEQDVTAGQAGRWINTTDKETKSIFKNLFGHELEDSAKFDLTINMDRMTPKAAAEMIVGAIVKAASSIQTAVDAQINQAIGAALK; from the coding sequence ATGCTACCAATCGTGACGCTGACAGATGTCTCGCGAGATGACGTCGATCGCATTGCGTGGTGGCTTGAGGACCGGGAGCTCTCTTCCAGGTGGTTGGGTCACTACGGCTGCGGGGACCCTGTGCACCGTGGCTACGACCCCGTACGAATGCTTGAGGCCGCCCAGTGGGAATGGGACAGCGTATTCGGCGACCCCAATCGACGTATCTACTCGATTTACAACGACAAGAGTGAGCACATCGGCGAATGCCAGCTCATCCTCAATGGTCACGGTGACGCTGAGCTCTCTCTGATGATCGGCCGCAAGGACCTCTGGCACCACGGATTTGGCACCTCCACCGTTCTTATCATGCTCGACAAAGTCTTCGGCGAGCTCGGCATGGACAAGGCATGGGTCAACCTGCCTGAAGACAATATCCCCGCGATGGGCCTGTTTGAAAAGTTCGGCTTCTCGAAGGAGAACACCCGGGAGCTTTGCAGGCGAGCGGATGGCAGCACCTTCAGCGCCCGCATCCTGGCGATGAAGGTGGAGCAGTATCGCAGGTCCCGCAGAGGCGACCATTCAAGGCAGTCGGTTCCTGTTATCACGGTGACCGGCCTACCGGGCACTGGCTCGGAGGAAGTCGGCAAGGAGATCGCGAAGATGCTCTCCGTCCGGTTCATGGACGGCGAGATATCCGAAGCCCTTTGCCAGAGGCTGATGTGCACGGCCGCCGAACTTGAGGCCTTTGAAGGCAGCTACCGCTCCTTCTGGAGCCGCATCATGAACTCGATCTTAGTTCCTATGGAGTGGTCGGCGACCTACGACGCCGGCTACCAGGGCTTCGCGACAGAGCATATGATGGACTACACCACAGTCCTCCAGGAGCACATCACCAAGAAGTCCTACCTAGAGCGCCTGTCCCGCGTTATCAGGCGCTATGCGGCGGAGGGCAATGTCGTCCTCCACTCGCACGGCAGCCACCTGCTCATCCCGTCCACGGTCCCGGCGCTCAACGTCTATATCACGGCTTCCCATGAGACGCGCACCCAGCGTATCGCCGGAGAGCAGGACGTGACGGCGGGCCAGGCCGGCCGCTGGATCAATACCACGGACAAGGAAACGAAGTCCATCTTCAAGAACCTCTTCGGCCACGAGCTCGAGGACTCCGCGAAGTTCGATCTGACAATCAACATGGACCGCATGACCCCAAAGGCTGCGGCCGAAATGATCGTCGGCGCGATCGTCAAGGCGGCCTCGAGCATCCAGACGGCAGTGGACGCGCAAATCAACCAGGCCATCGGCGCCGCGCTGAAGTAA
- a CDS encoding MFS transporter produces the protein MWPANVLSLMARWGQMTILGWLVLELTDSPWAVALVGFFGNVPMFFLGLVGGYLADSVDRRRVLVTTSFGALVVAVAMLVVLVGGWERPWHCYLAIMTVGVGWALDLPVRRSMFHDLLGRGGVTNAMALDSMGQSGAVILGPAVAGVLIATVGFEGAYTFVTGCYLVSFLLLNRLHLSHMGKRNPDRKSGHMLKDLGVGFRYTFSNQTLFGVVLITVLMNTLLFPYQHILPVIANSVLEIGPAPTGFLQAAAGMGSFVGAISLASRANILHHGRVYVGGSVLALACLIIFSLSRWYALSFPMLLLLGLGTSGFSTMQPTLAMLVSREDMRGKALGVVSLGIGTGPIGALYIGALADAFGPAMAITVNAVTGLALILMIVALLPSLRARTMPDDRPVFIGAGRPKP, from the coding sequence ATGTGGCCCGCGAACGTCCTCTCTCTCATGGCGCGCTGGGGGCAGATGACGATCCTCGGGTGGCTGGTACTGGAGCTAACTGACTCGCCGTGGGCGGTGGCGCTGGTAGGCTTCTTCGGCAACGTGCCGATGTTCTTTCTCGGGCTTGTCGGCGGCTACCTGGCAGATTCCGTGGACCGTCGCCGTGTGCTCGTCACCACATCTTTCGGCGCACTTGTGGTCGCCGTGGCGATGCTGGTTGTGCTGGTGGGTGGCTGGGAGAGGCCGTGGCACTGCTACCTGGCGATAATGACCGTGGGGGTGGGCTGGGCGCTCGACCTGCCTGTGAGGCGGTCCATGTTCCACGATCTCCTCGGCCGCGGCGGGGTGACCAACGCGATGGCGCTGGACTCAATGGGCCAGAGTGGGGCGGTGATCCTGGGTCCTGCCGTTGCGGGTGTCCTGATAGCGACGGTGGGATTCGAAGGCGCCTATACGTTTGTCACCGGCTGCTACCTTGTCTCGTTCCTTCTGCTAAATCGCCTGCATCTTTCGCACATGGGCAAGCGGAACCCGGACCGCAAGTCGGGTCACATGCTGAAGGACCTGGGAGTCGGCTTCAGGTACACCTTCAGCAATCAGACACTTTTCGGGGTCGTTCTGATCACCGTGCTAATGAACACCCTGCTGTTCCCTTACCAGCACATTCTGCCCGTCATTGCCAACAGCGTTCTGGAGATCGGCCCTGCGCCGACCGGGTTCCTGCAGGCTGCAGCGGGCATGGGCTCTTTCGTGGGGGCCATTTCGCTTGCCTCCCGTGCGAACATTCTCCACCACGGGAGAGTCTACGTAGGAGGCTCGGTCCTTGCGCTGGCCTGTCTTATCATCTTTTCACTGTCAAGGTGGTATGCACTCTCATTTCCAATGCTGCTCCTGCTCGGCCTGGGCACGTCCGGTTTCAGCACCATGCAGCCCACACTGGCGATGCTCGTGTCCAGAGAGGATATGCGCGGCAAGGCGCTGGGTGTTGTGAGCCTGGGAATAGGGACCGGGCCTATCGGGGCGCTCTACATTGGGGCGCTCGCGGACGCCTTCGGCCCTGCGATGGCGATAACGGTGAACGCGGTTACCGGCCTTGCTCTGATCCTCATGATCGTGGCCCTTTTGCCCTCCTTGCGAGCTCGGACGATGCCAGACGACCGGCCTGTCTTTATCGGGGCCGGGCGCCCAAAGCCTTGA
- a CDS encoding SDR family oxidoreductase, whose protein sequence is MDLSDKVAIVTGGGRGIGRGIVLVLARQGASVVVTDINAVDAERTAAEVDPLGRQSMSVALDVTDQPSVDAMVKAVVERHGRVDVLVNNAGVVGAPGWEERGGKLSEMDWDLVYAVNVKGMARVTQAVTDHMRPRRYGKVVNIASVAGRKGTVTSYAYSTSKAAVINMTQSQAQELAPFSINVNAVCPGLIWSPLWERIGARWAAANPQYHGMTARQVFDDFVRLRTPLGREQSPEDIGNAVAFLASDFASNITGQALNVDGGSMMN, encoded by the coding sequence ATGGACCTCTCAGATAAAGTTGCTATAGTGACCGGCGGGGGACGAGGAATCGGTCGTGGGATCGTACTGGTGCTCGCCCGGCAGGGCGCCAGCGTCGTCGTGACGGACATCAACGCTGTCGATGCGGAGCGCACCGCCGCGGAGGTGGACCCGCTGGGCCGGCAGTCCATGTCCGTGGCGCTGGACGTTACCGACCAGCCCTCGGTGGACGCGATGGTGAAGGCGGTTGTGGAGCGCCACGGCAGGGTGGACGTGCTCGTCAACAACGCGGGCGTTGTGGGCGCGCCGGGGTGGGAAGAACGGGGAGGGAAGCTTAGCGAGATGGACTGGGACCTGGTCTACGCCGTGAACGTGAAGGGCATGGCAAGGGTGACGCAGGCCGTGACTGATCATATGCGCCCTCGCAGGTACGGCAAGGTGGTCAATATCGCGTCTGTCGCCGGGCGCAAAGGCACGGTAACCAGCTATGCCTATAGCACGTCCAAGGCAGCGGTCATTAACATGACTCAGTCCCAGGCGCAGGAGCTCGCGCCGTTCAGTATCAACGTGAACGCCGTATGTCCCGGCCTGATCTGGAGCCCGCTGTGGGAGCGGATCGGCGCCAGGTGGGCTGCCGCCAACCCGCAGTACCATGGAATGACCGCCCGGCAGGTCTTCGATGACTTCGTTCGCCTTCGCACGCCGCTGGGCAGGGAGCAGAGCCCCGAGGACATCGGCAACGCCGTCGCATTCCTTGCCTCCGACTTCGCCTCCAACATTACCGGCCAGGCACTGAACGTTGACGGCGGGTCGATGATGAACTAG
- a CDS encoding amidohydrolase: MPTIDAHSHLGPCRVFDLNTEEQELLTQMNNNGIDTNLVQPYPGADPTSKVHDMISAMAKRNPGRFYGIASINPHQDKAAYFSELSRCVKQLGFVGVKMHTIGHAVNPGGVDGTTIFESASHLDIPVMIHTGPGIPFAAPSAVSGQLKKFPKVRVVLAHAGYAIFTGEAIAVADRFPQVTLEFSGCGFPQVNGMIKTLGANRVMFGSDLPPNVPVAKALVKTLGLKKEDEAMVMGGTALEVFRIKG; the protein is encoded by the coding sequence ATGCCCACTATCGACGCGCACAGCCACCTCGGCCCCTGCCGGGTGTTCGACCTGAACACCGAAGAGCAGGAGCTGCTCACCCAGATGAACAATAACGGAATCGATACAAACCTCGTGCAGCCCTACCCCGGCGCCGACCCGACTTCGAAGGTGCACGACATGATCTCCGCAATGGCCAAGCGCAACCCTGGCCGGTTCTACGGCATCGCCAGCATAAATCCGCACCAGGACAAGGCGGCGTACTTCAGCGAGCTGAGCCGTTGCGTGAAGCAGCTTGGCTTTGTTGGCGTGAAGATGCACACCATCGGGCACGCAGTAAACCCGGGAGGCGTGGACGGCACCACGATCTTCGAATCTGCCTCCCATCTGGATATCCCGGTTATGATCCACACCGGCCCCGGCATCCCGTTCGCAGCCCCTTCGGCCGTTTCGGGCCAGCTCAAGAAGTTCCCGAAGGTGCGCGTGGTCCTGGCCCATGCCGGGTACGCTATCTTCACCGGCGAGGCGATTGCGGTAGCCGACAGGTTCCCGCAGGTAACGCTGGAGTTCTCCGGCTGCGGCTTCCCCCAGGTGAACGGCATGATCAAGACGCTGGGGGCGAACAGGGTTATGTTCGGCTCCGACCTGCCGCCGAACGTGCCGGTCGCGAAGGCGCTAGTCAAGACGCTGGGGCTGAAGAAAGAGGACGAGGCCATGGTCATGGGCGGCACGGCGCTGGAAGTCTTCAGGATCAAGGGGTAA
- a CDS encoding thiol peroxidase, whose amino-acid sequence MPQERTDVYKIRGNPMTLIGPEIKIGQRAPEFVAVGQGLRAVSSKEFAGKVRMIASVPSLDTGVCEKETIKFNELVGEFGDKVAMVTISMDLPFAQARCCTANNLKNVTTISDYRERDFQDKYGVHVKETGLTGRAVFVIDRNDLVRHVEYVPDQSQFPDFDAAMVAVKEALG is encoded by the coding sequence ATGCCGCAGGAAAGAACAGACGTATACAAGATTCGCGGGAACCCGATGACGCTCATCGGGCCGGAGATAAAGATCGGCCAGCGCGCGCCGGAGTTTGTAGCCGTGGGCCAGGGCCTCAGGGCGGTGAGCTCGAAGGAGTTCGCCGGCAAGGTGCGGATGATTGCGTCCGTGCCGTCCCTGGATACAGGGGTCTGTGAGAAGGAGACCATCAAGTTCAACGAGCTCGTCGGCGAGTTCGGCGACAAGGTGGCGATGGTGACGATCAGCATGGACCTGCCGTTTGCGCAGGCGCGGTGCTGCACGGCGAACAACCTCAAGAACGTGACGACAATCTCCGACTACCGCGAGCGCGACTTCCAGGACAAGTACGGCGTGCACGTGAAGGAGACGGGCCTCACGGGCCGCGCGGTGTTCGTGATCGACCGCAACGACCTGGTCCGCCACGTCGAGTACGTGCCCGACCAGTCGCAGTTCCCCGACTTTGACGCGGCGATGGTGGCGGTCAAGGAAGCGCTGGGGTAA
- a CDS encoding tetratricopeptide repeat protein, whose amino-acid sequence MSRIAVGAVAAAALVASAACDGMSAAEKQYDDGVQLQAENKTDEAIVAYSEAISLDPTMAQAYNNRGFAYHQLGDYESAIADYDVAIRIQPEVALFYNNRAGVHQTMGEHEAALLDYDEAVRLSPNDADLYVNRAGVHARMGNRAAAQQDVERAVELGVDRASLQQTIDAIFGR is encoded by the coding sequence ATGTCAAGAATTGCAGTTGGGGCGGTCGCGGCGGCCGCCCTTGTGGCCTCGGCGGCCTGCGACGGCATGAGCGCGGCGGAGAAGCAGTACGACGACGGAGTGCAGCTTCAGGCTGAGAATAAGACGGACGAGGCGATAGTGGCGTATTCAGAAGCGATCAGCCTCGACCCCACGATGGCCCAGGCGTACAACAATCGCGGTTTTGCCTACCACCAGCTCGGCGACTACGAGAGCGCCATAGCCGACTACGATGTGGCAATCCGTATCCAGCCCGAGGTTGCGCTTTTCTACAACAACCGGGCCGGGGTGCACCAGACGATGGGTGAACACGAGGCCGCGTTGCTTGACTACGACGAGGCAGTCCGCCTTTCTCCCAATGACGCGGACCTTTACGTAAACCGCGCGGGCGTGCATGCCCGCATGGGCAACCGGGCCGCGGCGCAGCAGGATGTGGAGCGCGCTGTAGAGCTGGGGGTGGACCGGGCGTCCCTGCAGCAGACAATAGACGCCATCTTTGGCCGCTAA
- a CDS encoding sugar phosphate isomerase/epimerase, translating to MQQESKWRRNMLRLSPPIAQHLQIGKEGEAERQELLRKARTMDVKTITVTRVPDSWTDDNAQEARRFLDDNGMRVGEFTGFYKGTRPWGGLGGFDRADHEFTINLYRRQLRIAKILGAHFVGFGILNGRTTGRLWDEDVWESCMNGVRELCKMAEDAGMDVAGHPHTMSPLSSVARMERMLDEGQSPRLKILLDPVNIVTPFIAYRTGEMINECFDVLGKAIVGIHAKDVTLSGGGKIVAHIDEAVPGTGTLDYPTLLRRMAALGTDITIHAEHYPFAETVQGQMYIRSVGRQTGVAVS from the coding sequence ATGCAACAAGAAAGCAAGTGGAGGCGAAATATGCTGAGGCTAAGCCCGCCCATCGCACAGCACCTGCAGATAGGCAAAGAGGGCGAAGCGGAGCGACAGGAGTTGCTCCGCAAGGCACGGACTATGGACGTCAAAACTATCACGGTGACCCGGGTCCCGGACTCGTGGACGGACGACAACGCCCAGGAGGCGCGCCGGTTCCTGGACGACAACGGCATGAGGGTTGGGGAGTTCACCGGGTTCTACAAGGGCACGCGCCCCTGGGGCGGCCTGGGTGGGTTTGACCGGGCGGACCACGAGTTCACCATCAACCTATACCGCCGACAGCTGAGGATTGCGAAGATACTCGGAGCGCACTTCGTCGGGTTTGGCATCCTCAACGGCAGGACCACCGGCAGGCTGTGGGACGAGGACGTGTGGGAGAGCTGCATGAACGGGGTGCGCGAGCTGTGCAAGATGGCGGAGGACGCCGGGATGGACGTGGCAGGCCACCCTCACACAATGAGCCCTCTTAGCTCGGTGGCCCGCATGGAGCGGATGCTGGACGAGGGGCAGTCGCCCCGCCTCAAGATTCTGCTGGACCCCGTCAACATCGTCACGCCGTTCATTGCGTACCGCACGGGTGAGATGATCAACGAGTGCTTCGACGTTCTCGGAAAGGCGATAGTAGGCATCCACGCGAAGGACGTGACTCTCAGCGGAGGCGGAAAGATCGTCGCGCACATCGACGAGGCGGTGCCGGGCACGGGGACGCTGGACTACCCCACCCTGCTGCGCCGCATGGCAGCGCTCGGGACGGATATCACAATACACGCAGAGCACTACCCGTTCGCCGAGACCGTCCAGGGGCAGATGTACATCAGGAGCGTGGGCAGGCAGACCGGCGTGGCGGTGAGCTAG
- the rny gene encoding ribonuclease Y, giving the protein MDSPVVAILAALIGLVAGVAVGVAVAYLGNKSLFGKRFEEAQSEASKLISEAKEKERKLLLEAKEEALRIKSEGEAKLREGEAELKERRAEIQRTERRLVNREENVERRSTNLDRREKDMSDLEKNVASVKEEVEGLKNKQLQKLEEVSFLSMNDAKNELMRRAEEEIKHELAIRYRDMEEQAKADASDKARNIIAQATQRLASDVVSDVTLTSVPLPSEEMKGRLIGREGRNIRAIEKATGVDLIIDDTPEAVTLSCFDPIRREVARLSLLKLIADGRIHPARIEETVSKTEKELQETIRKIGEQTVLDVGIRGLNPEMIKLLGRLKYRFSYGENVLLHSIEVAHLAGIMAAEIGANVKVAKMGGLLHDIGKALTHEVDGPHAEIGADVAVKANVQPHVVSCIKEHHDDDHSSPESFLVAAADAISAARPGSRRDTVEHYIKRLEALEEVGRAFDGVEKCYAIQAGREMRVMVMPERIDDVAASQMARDIVKKIEETLAYPGQIKVTVIRESRIVEVAK; this is encoded by the coding sequence GTGGACTCACCAGTTGTTGCGATACTCGCCGCCCTCATCGGTCTGGTTGCAGGAGTAGCAGTCGGCGTAGCTGTTGCTTATCTCGGCAACAAGTCGCTCTTTGGCAAACGGTTTGAAGAGGCCCAGTCGGAAGCATCGAAGCTCATATCAGAGGCAAAGGAAAAGGAAAGAAAGTTACTTCTCGAGGCAAAAGAAGAGGCCCTCAGGATCAAGTCTGAAGGTGAGGCCAAGCTCCGCGAGGGCGAAGCCGAGTTGAAAGAGCGGCGCGCGGAAATCCAGCGCACAGAGCGCCGCCTCGTGAACCGCGAGGAGAATGTGGAGCGCCGCTCCACAAACCTCGACCGGCGCGAGAAAGACATGTCCGACCTCGAGAAGAATGTCGCCTCTGTTAAGGAAGAGGTGGAGGGGCTTAAGAACAAGCAACTCCAGAAGCTGGAGGAAGTGTCCTTCCTCTCCATGAACGATGCCAAGAATGAGCTGATGCGCCGTGCCGAAGAAGAGATAAAGCATGAGCTGGCGATCCGTTACCGCGATATGGAGGAGCAGGCAAAAGCCGATGCCTCCGACAAGGCGCGCAACATCATTGCGCAGGCAACGCAGCGCCTTGCCTCAGACGTGGTCTCGGACGTCACGCTCACCAGCGTGCCGCTACCCTCAGAGGAGATGAAAGGTCGCCTCATAGGCCGTGAAGGGCGCAATATCCGCGCTATAGAAAAGGCTACCGGCGTCGATCTCATAATCGACGACACCCCGGAAGCCGTCACCCTGTCCTGTTTTGACCCGATCCGCCGCGAGGTAGCCAGGCTGTCGCTCCTGAAGCTGATAGCCGACGGCAGGATACACCCCGCGAGGATTGAAGAGACCGTGTCGAAGACCGAGAAAGAGCTCCAGGAGACGATTCGCAAGATCGGTGAGCAGACGGTTCTGGATGTCGGCATCCGCGGGCTGAACCCGGAAATGATCAAGCTCCTGGGCCGGCTGAAGTACCGCTTCAGCTATGGCGAAAACGTGCTTTTGCATTCGATCGAAGTCGCCCACCTGGCCGGAATCATGGCCGCGGAAATCGGCGCTAACGTGAAGGTGGCCAAGATGGGCGGCCTGCTCCACGATATCGGCAAGGCGCTCACTCACGAAGTTGACGGCCCTCACGCCGAGATCGGCGCGGATGTAGCGGTGAAGGCAAACGTCCAGCCGCACGTCGTCTCGTGCATCAAGGAGCACCACGACGACGACCACTCCTCGCCTGAGTCTTTCCTGGTGGCCGCCGCGGACGCGATCAGCGCCGCACGGCCGGGCTCGCGCAGAGACACGGTGGAGCACTACATCAAGCGGCTGGAGGCCCTGGAAGAGGTCGGGCGCGCTTTCGACGGCGTCGAAAAGTGCTACGCCATCCAGGCCGGCCGCGAGATGCGCGTGATGGTCATGCCGGAGCGCATCGACGACGTGGCCGCGAGCCAGATGGCGCGCGACATAGTCAAGAAGATCGAGGAGACTCTGGCGTACCCTGGCCAGATAAAGGTCACGGTAATCCGAGAGAGCCGCATCGTAGAAGTAGCAAAGTAG
- a CDS encoding CrcB family protein: MSEWFLVAAGGALGTMARHGLTRYAASSWGSPTLGTFVINVAGSFVLGILMGVLSQRTTVGPEVRWLLAVGFLGGFTTFSTLTAASAQLALDGDIPRAALNVGGSIAAGLAAAFAGLLLGRAV; encoded by the coding sequence ATGTCAGAGTGGTTTCTAGTCGCCGCCGGCGGCGCTTTGGGAACGATGGCAAGGCACGGGCTCACAAGATACGCGGCCAGCTCATGGGGCTCACCAACGCTGGGGACGTTCGTCATAAACGTCGCCGGCTCGTTTGTGCTCGGAATACTGATGGGGGTCCTCTCCCAAAGGACGACTGTGGGCCCGGAAGTCAGGTGGCTTCTCGCTGTCGGGTTCCTCGGCGGCTTCACCACTTTCTCAACGCTGACGGCCGCCTCGGCGCAGCTTGCCCTCGACGGCGACATTCCCAGGGCGGCGCTGAACGTGGGCGGGAGCATCGCAGCCGGTCTGGCGGCCGCCTTTGCCGGCCTACTTCTCGGCAGGGCGGTGTAG